In Chlorocebus sabaeus isolate Y175 chromosome 5, mChlSab1.0.hap1, whole genome shotgun sequence, one genomic interval encodes:
- the GAN gene encoding gigaxonin isoform X1, giving the protein MAEGSAVSDPQHAARLLRALSSFREESRFCDAHLVLDGEEIPVQKNILAAASPYIRTKLNYNPPKDDGSTYKIELEGISVMVMREILDYIFSGQIRLNEDTIQDVVQAADLLLLTDLKTLCCEFLEGCIAAENCIGIRDFALHYCLHHVHYLATEYLETHFRDVSSTEEFLELSPQKLKEVISLEKLNVGNERYVFEAVIRWIAHDTEIRKVHMKDVMSALWVSGLDSSYLREQMLNEPLVREIVKECSNIPLSQPQQGEAMLANFKPRGYSECIVTVGGEERVSRKPTAAMRCMCPLYDPNRQLWIELAPLSMPRINHGVLSAEGFLFVFGGQDENKQTLSSGEKYDPDANTWTALPPMNEARHNFGIVEIDGMLYILGGEDGEKELISMECYDIYSKTWTKQPDLTMVRKIGCYAAMKKKIYAMGGGSYGKLFESVECYDPRTQQWTAICPLKERRFGAVACGVAMELYVFGGVRSREDAQGSEMVTCKSEFYHDEFKRWIYLNDQNLCIPASSSFVYGAVPIGASIYVIGDLDTGTNYDYVREFKRSTGTWHHTKPLLPSDLRRTGCAALRIANCKLFRLQLQQGLFRIRVHSP; this is encoded by the exons gACAAAGTTAAACTATAATCCTCCAAAAGATGATGGATCAACTTATAAGATTGAACTTGAAGGGATATCGGTAATGGTTATGAGAGAGATCCTGGATTACATCTTCAGTGGGCAG ATCAGGCTAAATGAAGATACAATCCAAGATGTTGTTCAGGCAGCAGACCTGCTACTACTGACAGACCTTAAAACCCTGTGCTGTGAGTTTTTGGAAGGCTGCATTGCTGCTGAGAACTGTATCGGTATCCGTGACTTTGCACTACATTACTGCCTCCATCACGTTCATTACCTTGCCACAGAATACCTGGAGACTCATTTCCGAGATGTCAGCAGCACGGAAGAATTCTTAGAACTGAGTCCTCAAAAGCTTAAAGAAGTGATTTCTCTTGAGAAGTTAAACGTTGGCAATGAAAGATACGTCTTTGAAGCAGTAATTCGATGGATAGCACATGATACAGAAATAAGAAAG gtcCACATGAAGGATGTTATGTCAGCTCTGTGGGTTTCAGGGTTGGACTCCAGTTATTTACGGGAACAGATGCTGAATGAACCATTAGTACGAGAAATTGTCAAAGAGTGTAGCAATATACCGCTCAGCCAGCCACAGCAAGGAGAGGCGATGCTGGCCAACTTCAAACCCCGGGGCTACTCCGAGTGCATCGTGACTGTTGGTGGAGAAGAGAGGGT TTCCCGGAAACCCACAGCAGCGATGCGATGCATGTGCCCTCTCTATGACCCTAACAGGCAGCTTTGGATCGAACTGGCCCCTTTAAGCATGCCGAGAATTAACCATGGAGTTCTCTCAGCAG aaggatttttgtttgtattcGGGGGCCAAGATGAAAATAAGCAGACTCTTAGCTCAGGAGAAAAGTATGATCCAGATGCAAATACCTGGACAGCATTGCCGCCCATGAATGAG GCAAGACATAACTTCGGAATTGTGGAGATAGATGGGATGCTGTACATTTTGGGAGGAGAGGATGGTGAAAAGGAGCTGATTTCCATGGAGTGTTACGATATTTATTCTAAAACCTGGACAAAGCAACCTGATTTGACCATGGTCAGAAAG ATCGGCTGCTATGcagctatgaaaaagaaaatctacgcCATGGGTGGAGGCTCCTATGGAAAGCTTTTTGAGTCTGTGGAGTGTTATGATCCCAGGACCCAGCAGTGGACTGCCATATGCCCCCTGAAAGAGAGGAG GTTTGGAGCAGTGGCCTGTGGAGTTGCTATGGAGCTGTATGTGTTTGGGGGAGTCCGAAGTCGTGAGGACGCCCAGGGTAGCGAGATGGTAACTTGCAAGTCCGAGTTCTACCATGACGAGTTTAAAAG GTGGATCTATCTTAACGACCAGAATTTATGCATCCCCGCCAGTTCCTCTTTTGTTTATGGAGCTGTACCTATAGGAGCCAGTATTTATGTTATTGGAGATCTTGATACAG GTACCAATTATGACTACGTGCGTGAGTTTAAAAGAAGCACAGGAACCTGGCACCACACTAAACCACTCCTTCCATCCGACCTTCGCCGCACAGGGTGTGCAGCCTTACGCATTGCGAATTGCAAGCTTTTCCGCCTGCAGCTTCAGCAAGGCTTATTCCGTATTCGTGTTCATTCCCCGTGA
- the GAN gene encoding gigaxonin isoform X2 has product MVMREILDYIFSGQIRLNEDTIQDVVQAADLLLLTDLKTLCCEFLEGCIAAENCIGIRDFALHYCLHHVHYLATEYLETHFRDVSSTEEFLELSPQKLKEVISLEKLNVGNERYVFEAVIRWIAHDTEIRKVHMKDVMSALWVSGLDSSYLREQMLNEPLVREIVKECSNIPLSQPQQGEAMLANFKPRGYSECIVTVGGEERVSRKPTAAMRCMCPLYDPNRQLWIELAPLSMPRINHGVLSAEGFLFVFGGQDENKQTLSSGEKYDPDANTWTALPPMNEARHNFGIVEIDGMLYILGGEDGEKELISMECYDIYSKTWTKQPDLTMVRKIGCYAAMKKKIYAMGGGSYGKLFESVECYDPRTQQWTAICPLKERRFGAVACGVAMELYVFGGVRSREDAQGSEMVTCKSEFYHDEFKRWIYLNDQNLCIPASSSFVYGAVPIGASIYVIGDLDTGTNYDYVREFKRSTGTWHHTKPLLPSDLRRTGCAALRIANCKLFRLQLQQGLFRIRVHSP; this is encoded by the exons ATGGTTATGAGAGAGATCCTGGATTACATCTTCAGTGGGCAG ATCAGGCTAAATGAAGATACAATCCAAGATGTTGTTCAGGCAGCAGACCTGCTACTACTGACAGACCTTAAAACCCTGTGCTGTGAGTTTTTGGAAGGCTGCATTGCTGCTGAGAACTGTATCGGTATCCGTGACTTTGCACTACATTACTGCCTCCATCACGTTCATTACCTTGCCACAGAATACCTGGAGACTCATTTCCGAGATGTCAGCAGCACGGAAGAATTCTTAGAACTGAGTCCTCAAAAGCTTAAAGAAGTGATTTCTCTTGAGAAGTTAAACGTTGGCAATGAAAGATACGTCTTTGAAGCAGTAATTCGATGGATAGCACATGATACAGAAATAAGAAAG gtcCACATGAAGGATGTTATGTCAGCTCTGTGGGTTTCAGGGTTGGACTCCAGTTATTTACGGGAACAGATGCTGAATGAACCATTAGTACGAGAAATTGTCAAAGAGTGTAGCAATATACCGCTCAGCCAGCCACAGCAAGGAGAGGCGATGCTGGCCAACTTCAAACCCCGGGGCTACTCCGAGTGCATCGTGACTGTTGGTGGAGAAGAGAGGGT TTCCCGGAAACCCACAGCAGCGATGCGATGCATGTGCCCTCTCTATGACCCTAACAGGCAGCTTTGGATCGAACTGGCCCCTTTAAGCATGCCGAGAATTAACCATGGAGTTCTCTCAGCAG aaggatttttgtttgtattcGGGGGCCAAGATGAAAATAAGCAGACTCTTAGCTCAGGAGAAAAGTATGATCCAGATGCAAATACCTGGACAGCATTGCCGCCCATGAATGAG GCAAGACATAACTTCGGAATTGTGGAGATAGATGGGATGCTGTACATTTTGGGAGGAGAGGATGGTGAAAAGGAGCTGATTTCCATGGAGTGTTACGATATTTATTCTAAAACCTGGACAAAGCAACCTGATTTGACCATGGTCAGAAAG ATCGGCTGCTATGcagctatgaaaaagaaaatctacgcCATGGGTGGAGGCTCCTATGGAAAGCTTTTTGAGTCTGTGGAGTGTTATGATCCCAGGACCCAGCAGTGGACTGCCATATGCCCCCTGAAAGAGAGGAG GTTTGGAGCAGTGGCCTGTGGAGTTGCTATGGAGCTGTATGTGTTTGGGGGAGTCCGAAGTCGTGAGGACGCCCAGGGTAGCGAGATGGTAACTTGCAAGTCCGAGTTCTACCATGACGAGTTTAAAAG GTGGATCTATCTTAACGACCAGAATTTATGCATCCCCGCCAGTTCCTCTTTTGTTTATGGAGCTGTACCTATAGGAGCCAGTATTTATGTTATTGGAGATCTTGATACAG GTACCAATTATGACTACGTGCGTGAGTTTAAAAGAAGCACAGGAACCTGGCACCACACTAAACCACTCCTTCCATCCGACCTTCGCCGCACAGGGTGTGCAGCCTTACGCATTGCGAATTGCAAGCTTTTCCGCCTGCAGCTTCAGCAAGGCTTATTCCGTATTCGTGTTCATTCCCCGTGA